The following proteins come from a genomic window of Pichia kudriavzevii chromosome 1, complete sequence:
- a CDS encoding uncharacterized protein (PKUD0A05270; similar to Saccharomyces cerevisiae YPL193W (RSA1); ancestral locus Anc_6.198) has protein sequence MKRTRNDSSENDRKMQKSCVADTGVAGLPAKPKFSYCTQSSPVGDAKFKGRESADQASNVELFPGVSVNLGSQISEANQTPLTSTQDNSNTVSSVQPTPEALQLFGNILKTLQSQNHSQTQINCNMQPQHAPQYQNQYNCYPNQQFSGQYQGYQQGYNSGYNQQYYNQYNQYGACLQRQPSLYGAQTYPQQLNSHVSQPTQPNQQYAQNQDQSNALMNVFTKFLQNQQAQNNLGAAIPATSASVPQLPQKPTVAKNKTKRKKPKCTPAKEKFNHKEHLNDALSQNKSGQTGCDNSYEDGDNNNNDNNDDENNDYDDLIDEESEWGKNTIQGTNIIFENEEDIQKWIEERKKNWPTTRKVEEKKAEQEKAKKILETMTKAPTDAGNETTPAIRVCNFWMKTKRCRNGEKCLFSHDMADIAKAKAMNHSSRRTHRTSITKPLLNHKIKLVHGIPVQIPQRFTPLNNRGKSLHKLLVEGDQFKSENLELLHLFEKLLQAGVIKQDWDVVKKKLKLDDESLNLK, from the coding sequence ATGAAAAGAACTAGAAATGATTCCAGTGAAAATGACAGAAAGATGCAAAAGAGTTGTGTAGCTGATACGGGAGTAGCAGGTCTCCCTGCAAAACCGAAATTTTCCTACTGCACCCAAAGCTCTCCTGTCGGAGATGCTAAGTTTAAAGGCCGTGAAAGTGCCGATCAAGCCTCAAATGTGGAACTATTTCCGGGGGTGTCGGTTAATTTAGGGAGCCAAATATCTGAAGCAAACCAGACACCGTTAACATCTACACAAGATAATTCCAATACTGTTTCGAGTGTACAACCAACTCCCGAAGCTTTGCAACTTTTTGGAAATATCTTGAAAACACTACAAAGCCAGAATCATAGCCAAACCCAGATAAATTGTAATATGCAGCCACAACATGCGCCGCAATATCAGAATCAATACAACTGTTATCCCAATCAACAGTTTAGCGGCCAATATCAAGGTTATCAACAAGGATACAACAGTGGGTACAATCAGCAATACTATAATCAATATAACCAATATGGAGCTTGCTTACAGCGACAACCGTCTTTATATGGAGCACAAACATACCCACAACAGCTAAATTCTCATGTATCTCAACCAACCCAGCCAAATCAGCAATATGCACAAAATCAAGACCAATCTAATGCCCTAATGAACGTCTTCACAAAGTTTttacaaaatcaacaagCTCAAAATAATTTAGGGGCTGCCATTCCAGCAACTTCAGCTTCGGTTCCTCAATTACCTCAAAAACCTACGGTAGCtaaaaacaaaaccaagagaaaaaaaccaaagtGCACACCtgccaaagaaaaatttaacCACAAGGAACATCTAAATGATGCGCTGTCTCAGAATAAAAGCGGTCAAACTGGCTGTGATAACAGTTATGAGGATGGcgataataacaataatgataataatgatgatgaaaataatgattATGAcgatttgattgatgagGAATCGGAGTGGGGAAAAAATACTATTCAAGGCAccaatattatttttgaaaatgaagaggATATTCAGAAATGGATTGAAGAACGCAAAAAGAACTGGCCAACTACAAGAAAGGTTGAGGAGAAAAAGGCAGAGCAAGAAAAGgccaaaaaaatacttgAAACAATGACAAAGGCACCAACAGATGCTGGAAATGAAACAACACCAGCTATCAGGGTTTGCAATTTCTGGATGAAGACAAAAAGGTGCAGAAATGGTGAAAAGTGTTTATTTTCGCATGATATGGCTGATATTGCTAAGGCTAAGGCCATGAATCATTCTTCCAGAAGAACACATAGGACTTCCATTACTAAACCCTTACTTAACcataaaataaaactagTTCATGGTATACCTGTTCAAATACCTCAGAGATTTACACCATTAAATAATAGAGGTAAGTCTTTGCATAAGTTGTTGGTAGAGGGTGACCAGTTTAAATCGGAAAACTTGGAACTTCTGCATCTTTTCGAGAAATTGCTTCAGGCGGGAGTAATAAAGCAAGATTGGGATGTTGTCAAAAAGAAGCTCAAGCTAGATGATGAATCCTTGAACCTAAAATAG